A region from the Vibrio rumoiensis genome encodes:
- a CDS encoding EAL domain-containing protein, translating into MKILFLYNENTILPEFTKGKMEWQNFVKQGIENQQVKIRLQPAINKEQQILHYEAFAYIEVDNIIYTANHFITALEDSDVAYQFDNHVLTLVSKQLAANPSKSPITVNISKDSLHNSQFVVFLTQMLKANPQLRETLVFEFPEVCFTKHLEETKVITQLLLQHSFKFGIDNFGHTFSSIDYLHQVHPTYVKLDFTYTSQLDDPAKYDLLASMTRIAKNLGIGMIATHVENLKQIDQLVELDIRRFQGFITDKLELNGHKNADK; encoded by the coding sequence ATGAAAATACTATTTTTATATAATGAAAATACTATTTTGCCTGAGTTTACAAAGGGTAAAATGGAATGGCAGAACTTTGTTAAACAAGGTATTGAAAATCAACAGGTCAAAATTCGACTTCAACCAGCGATTAATAAAGAGCAACAAATCCTGCACTACGAGGCCTTTGCCTATATTGAAGTGGATAATATTATCTACACAGCCAATCATTTTATTACTGCACTAGAAGATAGTGATGTGGCCTATCAATTCGATAATCATGTATTAACGCTTGTGAGTAAGCAATTGGCTGCTAACCCAAGCAAGTCACCGATTACCGTTAATATAAGTAAAGATAGTCTTCATAATAGCCAATTTGTAGTCTTCTTAACTCAAATGCTAAAAGCTAACCCTCAACTTAGAGAGACGCTGGTATTTGAGTTTCCTGAGGTTTGCTTCACTAAGCACCTTGAAGAAACCAAAGTTATTACTCAATTACTACTCCAGCATTCGTTCAAGTTTGGTATTGATAACTTTGGTCATACTTTCAGCTCTATCGATTACTTACATCAAGTTCACCCGACCTATGTCAAATTAGATTTTACGTATACGAGCCAATTGGATGATCCGGCAAAATATGACCTTCTCGCTTCTATGACTCGCATCGCCAAAAACTTAGGCATTGGCATGATTGCAACTCATGTAGAGAATTTAAAGCAAATTGATCAATTAGTTGAGCTTGATATTCGACGCTTCCAAGGGTTCATTACCGATAAGCTAGAATTAAACGGCCATAAAAACGCTGACAAATAA
- a CDS encoding GGDEF domain-containing protein, with translation MQAATLTVTNNTATGYDQLWALTLRLLTAFIINSLLAAISMIIILRVMFKPLKDIQKRANEISLNKFGDPIPQVNTRELSDVIQAINYMSKHIEAHYLQSANEVKRLRMRAYQDPVSELSNREYFITQLEPWLTSNTHDHCGLWLMKVDAIEDAYENKEFDKADSMVKELAQKLSSFVDGRSTFSRFSRSEFILLVPHCHYEYLEQVSETALNLVNEWQPNELIEDNSASIGMMVLHHQTDMRTVFTQLDSALTQARQQSGLKAFLYNENTIFI, from the coding sequence ATGCAAGCCGCAACCTTAACTGTCACCAATAATACGGCAACAGGTTATGACCAATTATGGGCGCTGACTCTACGCTTGCTCACCGCATTTATTATTAATTCATTACTTGCTGCAATCTCGATGATCATCATACTTCGAGTCATGTTCAAACCATTAAAGGACATACAAAAGCGTGCGAATGAAATTAGCTTAAATAAGTTTGGCGACCCTATTCCTCAAGTCAATACTCGTGAACTCTCTGATGTGATACAAGCGATTAATTACATGAGTAAGCATATTGAAGCTCATTACTTACAATCGGCAAATGAAGTAAAACGCCTACGTATGCGCGCTTACCAAGATCCTGTTTCTGAGTTAAGTAATCGTGAATATTTCATCACTCAACTTGAACCATGGCTAACTTCTAACACCCATGATCATTGTGGTCTGTGGTTAATGAAAGTCGATGCCATTGAAGATGCGTATGAAAACAAAGAATTTGATAAAGCCGATAGCATGGTTAAAGAACTTGCTCAGAAATTAAGTTCATTTGTTGACGGAAGAAGTACCTTTTCTCGCTTTAGTCGTTCTGAGTTTATTTTACTGGTCCCTCATTGCCATTATGAGTATTTAGAACAAGTATCAGAGACCGCACTTAATCTCGTTAATGAATGGCAACCGAACGAATTAATTGAAGATAACTCAGCCTCTATTGGGATGATGGTTTTACATCATCAAACCGACATGAGAACAGTTTTCACCCAACTTGATAGCGCCCTAACTCAAGCTCGTCAACAAAGCGGCTTAAAAGCATTTTTATATAATGAAAATACTATTTTTATATAA
- a CDS encoding LapD/MoxY N-terminal periplasmic domain-containing protein encodes MSLYNKFQIWLSITFLILTTSVFGLLLHSSHTYLKTQQKIEMTNMISALNIALTPFIHQKDKVGLESVINASFDSGFYGSITLKINDSNTQIQRKNLNQNSDSPEWFQKLRL; translated from the coding sequence ATGAGTCTATATAATAAATTTCAAATTTGGTTATCGATAACCTTCTTAATATTGACGACATCGGTTTTTGGCTTACTACTCCACTCTAGCCATACTTACCTGAAGACTCAGCAAAAGATTGAGATGACGAACATGATCAGCGCATTGAATATTGCGCTAACTCCGTTCATTCATCAAAAAGATAAAGTGGGTTTAGAGTCCGTCATTAATGCCTCTTTTGATAGTGGCTTCTACGGTTCTATCACACTCAAAATAAATGATAGCAATACCCAAATTCAACGTAAGAATCTTAATCAAAATTCTGACTCACCTGAATGGTTTCAAAAATTGCGCCTTTGA
- a CDS encoding OmpA family protein encodes MKALTLSLLVLLLGACSNLESDPPPIAFHSKDLSDSDNDGVINARDLCANTRKNAVIDNNGCPTVVHSEEENKLHILFANDSTVIPAAYDKHIKNMSSFLDKYPQTHIVLNGYASPVGPAEHNKYLSIHRAANVYKALVAAGVSPKRIETVGYGDSDPIQATSREETMTLSRRVTASVVGMDSSVVESWTIYDQRKD; translated from the coding sequence ATGAAAGCATTAACTCTTTCTTTATTGGTTTTACTATTGGGTGCATGTTCAAACCTAGAATCTGATCCACCGCCAATCGCCTTTCATTCAAAAGATTTGAGCGATTCAGATAATGACGGTGTGATCAACGCGCGTGATTTATGTGCTAATACTCGTAAAAACGCCGTGATTGATAACAATGGTTGCCCTACTGTTGTCCATTCAGAAGAAGAAAATAAACTACACATTTTATTTGCTAACGATTCAACCGTGATTCCTGCCGCTTATGATAAGCACATTAAGAATATGAGTAGTTTCTTAGATAAATATCCACAAACTCATATTGTACTTAATGGTTATGCTAGCCCAGTTGGCCCGGCAGAGCACAACAAGTACCTCTCGATACATCGTGCAGCGAATGTCTATAAAGCCTTGGTTGCCGCAGGCGTCAGTCCTAAACGTATTGAAACCGTAGGTTACGGTGACAGCGATCCAATTCAAGCAACATCGAGAGAAGAAACTATGACATTAAGCCGTCGTGTTACTGCCTCAGTGGTAGGGATGGATAGCAGCGTAGTAGAAAGCTGGACTATCTATGATCAACGTAAAGACTAA